Part of the Edaphobacter lichenicola genome, TCCACCTTCGGAGATCATGCGGCCGAGGGCGTTCTGCGCGGATCCGAAGAATCGCTTCGCGAAGGTCAGGTTAACGACGGCTACCTTTGGAGCATCGTGCGAGTCCGCGACGGTGAACTCTCTTCCGACGAGTAACGGCTGCTTCAGCGTGGCGAAGTAACCGGCTGTGATCCAGGGAGCTTCGAAGTCTTTCTTCTCGTCCTCTGTGGTTTTATGGCCTTCTACTGAAAAGCCGCTGAAGTGGGAGTCTCCGGTAAGCTCTGCATCGTTGGTGGCCGCGACGGAGAGGACGCCGGGAATGCGCTGCACGGCATCGAGGGCGTTGGTCACGGTGGGGATCATGCGGTCCGCTCCATAGCCGGAGTCTGAGGGATCGAAGCTGAAGGTGGCCAGATGGCTGGTGTCGAAGCCTACCTGCTGGTGGTGAAGATTGTTGAGCGTTCGGACGAAGAGACCTGCGCCGCCGAGCAACAGTACGCTGAGCGCGATCTGTACGCCGACTGCGACCTTGCGGAATCTCTGCGAGCTTTTGGAGGCGGTTCCGGTGCTTTGGCGCAGCGCGTTGGCGAGGTCGGGACGGAGGAAGTGCAGCACGGGCGCCATGCTGAAGAGCAGGCTTGCGACCAGAGCTACGGACAGCGTGAACAGGAGCACGCGGGCATCGATGGCGCTGGAGTATGGCTCTTCGCCGGGATTGGCGCTGGTGAGAAGACGTACCAGGGTGTTGGTAACGAGCGGAGCCATGAGCAGGCCGGCTGCTGCGCCGACTAGTCCGAGGAGTCCGCCTTCGAGCAGAAGCTGCGCGACGATCCGGCTCTGCTTTGCGCCGAGGGCGTAGCGCATGGACATCTCGCGGGCCCGGCTGGAGGCTTTGAGGAGCAGGAGGGTTGCGACGTTGATGGCGCACATCGCCACTAACAGCCCGGCCATGCTCATCAGGATGATCAGGGGTGTCTTGAGATCCATGCGGTCGGGGGCGAAGCCGGTTGAGTCGTCGAGAACCTTGAGATTAGAGTCATCGAGGTAACGTTTTTTGAAGTGCTCTGTTCTGTTCTTGTAGAGCGTGAGCTCGTACGCTCGCAGATTGTGCCATAGAGGTGCGAGCGATGCCTGGGCTTGAGTGGGAGAGACTCCCGGCTTGAGGCGAGCGACGAGTGTGAGCCAGAGGGACTGGTGATTGTTCAGGTTGTCGCGGGGAGCGGTTCCGGGCAGGACGATCTCGACCATGCTGATCGGCATGAAGGCGCCGGGCTTGTAGCCTCCGATGGCGGACTGGAAGTTGGCTGGGGCGACACCCAGGATGGTGTAGGGATGGCCTTCGATGAGAACGGTCTGGCCGATGACGTCGGGGGATGCGGCGAAGCGAGTCTTCCAGTAGTCGTAGCTGAGAACCACGACAGGATTGGCGTTCTTCGCGGTGTCGTCCTGAGCGTTCATCAGCCGTCCGAGGGCGGGCTTGAGACCGAGCATGTCAAAGTAGTTTCCGCTGACGAGTTCGACATCTTCGTCCTCGGCCTGATTGTGCCAGGAGATGCCGCTGCTGGCTCTGATCGCCGCAATCATTCCGGAGAAGACTTGATTCTGATCGCGGAGGTCTTTGTACATGGGGTAGGAGAAGTAGTTGTTGAGATCGCCACCGAAACTGCTGGCCGAACCGGAGAAGCCGCCATGCCACTCGAAGCGGACGAGCTCTTTAGGGTGCTGGACGGGCAGCATCCGGAGCAAGGCCTGGTCGAAGAGGGTGAAGACGGCTGCGTTGGCGCCGATGCCCAGGGCCAGGGTGAGCACGACGGTCAGGGCGAAGCCTGGCGACTTGCGTAGCTGGCGGATGGCGAAGCGCAGGTTCTGGAGCAGGGTCTGCATAAAAAGAATCCTCCGGACGGACAGGGGCTTACGCAAAGATGGTGGCACGTTTTCTACCAAACAGGTCGCGCTGTAAGTTATTTATTTTCTGCGGATGCGGGTGGGCTGCGGTGGTGGTGGAGGTGAATTTGTCCGGAAACGGACTACTTCGTTCGCAAGTGAACAGTGGTTCGGGCGGGGTCTGGGGTGGATCGAAGCAGCGGTGCTGGTTGAGGAGCTTTGGTTCGGGGATGCTTTGCTTCTCTTGTATTGCTTTCCAATAGAGGCGAGTGCATACTCCTATTTGAAGGCAATAGGAGCGCTTGGAATGGGTGAGAAGGCAGATGTGTGGCAGGGGACGCTGGCGTTGATGGTTTTGAAGACGCTGGAGAGCATGGGCGCGCTGCATGGGTACGGGATCGCGCGACGGATTGAGCAGACCAGCGGCGATGTGCTTTCGCTGAACTATGGGACGCTGTATCCGGCGTTGCTGAAGCTGGAGCAGGAGGGGGCGATTGTGTCGGAGTGGGGGGTGTCGGAGAACAATCGCAAGGCGAAGTTTTACAAGCTGACGCGGGTGGGGCGGAAGCAGCTTGAGCGAGAGACCAGCAACTGGGAGCAGACGACGGCGATCCTGGCGCGGTTTCTGGGAGGGACGGAGGATCCGGCATGAAGAGGTTGCGTGCGGCGTTGCGACGATTGGTGGGGATGTTCTCTGCCGGGCGGCGGGAGCGGGAGTTTGCCAGCGAGATCGAAGGGCATCTGCAGATGCATATCGACGACAACGTGCGCGCGGGGATGACGGCGGAGGAGGCGCGGCGGGATGCGCTGCTGAAGCTTGGCGGTTTGGAGCAGACGCGGCAGGCTTATCGGGAGCGGGGCACGGCTCCTTTCTTCGAGACGCTGTGGCAGGATCTTCGCTTTGCGCTGCGGCAGTTGGGGAAGAATCCGGGGTTCACGACTACGGCGGTGCTGATGCTTTCGCTCGGGATTGCTGCGAGTGTCGCGATCTTCGCGTTTGTGGATGCTGCGTTGTTGAAGCCGCTGCCTTACCAGGATCCACGAACTCTGGTCGATGTGACGGAGAGCATTGCGGTGTTTCCCCATGCAAATCTCTCTTATCCCGACTATCTCGACTGGAAGAAGATGAATCACAGCTTTCGTTCGCTGGATGCCTACCAGGGGGCGGGCTATCTGCTGACCACGCCGTCGGGGGTTGAGCCTGTTCCCGGCCTGCGCGTGACGGATGGTTTCTTTCATACGCTGGGCGTCGCTCCTTTGCTTGGACGCGACTTTTATGCCGGGGAAGATTTGCTGAGCGCCCCGCGAACGGTGATCTTGAGTTACTCGGCGTGGCAGAGGCGGTTTGACGGGCGGAAAGATATTGTGGGGCAGGTTGTTTCTTTGAGTGGCACGTCATACACGATTGTGGGCGTGATGCCCGACAGCTTCGAGTTTGCGCCTCGTAATAATGCGGAGTTCTGGACAACTATGCATGCGGGTGGTTCAAACAGTTGCGATCTAAGGCGCAGTTGCCATGGGCTGGTGGGCGTTGCGCGGCTGAACGATGGAGTTTCAGTTGCGGCGGCCCTTGCAGATACGAAGGCCATTGCGCAGCAACTGGAACGACAGTATCCCGATTCAAACCGTGGGCAGGGGGCGACGGTGCAGACGCTAACTGAGGCGTTCGTTGGGGATATTCGTCCGATTCTGCTTCTTCTCTTGGCGGGTGCGGGGCTGCTTCTACTGATCGCGTGCGTGAATGTGGCGAGTCTGCTGCTGGTGCGGTCGGAGAGCCGCAGGCGGGAGATTGCGGTGCGGGGAGCGCTGGGGGCTTCGCCGCTTCGGCTGGCTCGGCAATTTGTAACCGAAGGTGTTCTGCTTGTCTTCGGGAGTACGCTGCTGGGGCTGGTCTTTGCGGTCCTTGCCTCACAGGCTTTGCTGCGACTTATCCCGAAGGACATGCTGCTGCAAATGCCATATCTTCGCGGGCTGGGACTGAACTTTCACGCTGTGTGCTTTGCCCTAGCGATTGCGGCGCTGGCCACGGTGATCTTTTCGCTGACGCCGATTGTGCGACTCTCATTCAGCGAGATGCGGGAGGGTTTGACGGAGTGTTCGCGGGGGTCGGCGGGAGTGCTTTGGCGGAAGATCGGCGCGAATTTAACTGTGCTGGAGCTTGCGATTGCGACAGTGCTGCTGGTGGGCGCTGGGCTGCTGGGCAAAAGCTTCTACCATCTGCTGCATGTCGAGTTGAACTTTCAGCCCGACCACCTGGCGACGCTTTCGGTCGCTTTGCCGGAGAAAACATATACGAAGGATGAGCAGATAGTGGCAGCGCGCAGGCAACTTCTGAATGGCATCGCGGCTCTACCGGGCGTGACTTCAGTGGCGACGACGAGCGTGCTTCCGGTCACCTACAACGGCAACACGGATTGGATACGATTTGTTGGGCGTGATTACAACGGGGAACATAATGAAGTGAATGAGCGCGACGTGACCGCGACCTTCTTTTCGACTTTGAAGACGAAGCTGATTCGTGGACGTTTCTTTAATCCGGACGAGGATGGTACAAAGCCTCGTGTTGTGATCGTCAACCAGGCTCTTGTGAAGCGGTATTTTCCCGGTCAGGACCCTGTGGGCGCGAGGATTGGCGATACCACGTTGTCGCCTAAGTCGATCAAGGAGATTGTTGGGGTGGTGGATGATCTGCGCGAGTCAAAGCTCGATGAGGAGACTCTTCCTGCGGTCTACTATCCCGCGGATCAGAGTCCTGATACGGACTTCAATCTGATTGTTCGTACGACTCAGGATGAGAGGACGCTACTGCCTACGCTTGTGTCGACGATTCACCAGTTTGACAGAGGGATCGGCACTTCGGAGGAATCGACAATGTTGCGTTACATCAATGAGTCGGAGACGGCTTATCTGCACCGCTCGTCGGCGTGGCTGGTGGGTGGGTTTGCGGGGATGGCTCTGCTGTTGGGGATGATTGGGCTGTATGGGGTGATTGCTTACTCGGTGAGCCAGAGGACGCGGGAGATTGGGGTGCGGATGGCGCTGGGGGCACAGAGGGAGATGGTGCAGCGGATGGTGTTGAAGGAGGGTGGACGGCTGGCGGTGGTGGGGATCGCGTTGGGGCTGGTGTGCTCGCTGGCGACTACTCTGCTGCTGCGCAGTGTGCTGTTTGGCGTGCAGACCTGGGATGTGGGAACGTTGGGTGGAGTGGCGCTGCTGCTTGCTG contains:
- a CDS encoding ABC transporter permease, coding for MQTLLQNLRFAIRQLRKSPGFALTVVLTLALGIGANAAVFTLFDQALLRMLPVQHPKELVRFEWHGGFSGSASSFGGDLNNYFSYPMYKDLRDQNQVFSGMIAAIRASSGISWHNQAEDEDVELVSGNYFDMLGLKPALGRLMNAQDDTAKNANPVVVLSYDYWKTRFAASPDVIGQTVLIEGHPYTILGVAPANFQSAIGGYKPGAFMPISMVEIVLPGTAPRDNLNNHQSLWLTLVARLKPGVSPTQAQASLAPLWHNLRAYELTLYKNRTEHFKKRYLDDSNLKVLDDSTGFAPDRMDLKTPLIILMSMAGLLVAMCAINVATLLLLKASSRAREMSMRYALGAKQSRIVAQLLLEGGLLGLVGAAAGLLMAPLVTNTLVRLLTSANPGEEPYSSAIDARVLLFTLSVALVASLLFSMAPVLHFLRPDLANALRQSTGTASKSSQRFRKVAVGVQIALSVLLLGGAGLFVRTLNNLHHQQVGFDTSHLATFSFDPSDSGYGADRMIPTVTNALDAVQRIPGVLSVAATNDAELTGDSHFSGFSVEGHKTTEDEKKDFEAPWITAGYFATLKQPLLVGREFTVADSHDAPKVAVVNLTFAKRFFGSAQNALGRMISEGGDTPTPPDTTIIGVVGDIKHQNLRTDMGMAVYRPYPQMPHPLGVKIYARTTQSPEMVESAIRQAIHGMDPTLVVDGMRTMDEQVDRVTADERALALLAVGFSALAILLAAVGLYGVLAYSTEQRTREIGVRLALGSQRSGVVMLVLREMSIIAAIAIVVALPSIVLVARLFRSQLYGVTTADPITLAGAVLLAAVMVTLAAVLPARRAASIEPMQALRTE
- a CDS encoding PadR family transcriptional regulator, with product MGEKADVWQGTLALMVLKTLESMGALHGYGIARRIEQTSGDVLSLNYGTLYPALLKLEQEGAIVSEWGVSENNRKAKFYKLTRVGRKQLERETSNWEQTTAILARFLGGTEDPA
- a CDS encoding ABC transporter permease, which codes for MKRLRAALRRLVGMFSAGRREREFASEIEGHLQMHIDDNVRAGMTAEEARRDALLKLGGLEQTRQAYRERGTAPFFETLWQDLRFALRQLGKNPGFTTTAVLMLSLGIAASVAIFAFVDAALLKPLPYQDPRTLVDVTESIAVFPHANLSYPDYLDWKKMNHSFRSLDAYQGAGYLLTTPSGVEPVPGLRVTDGFFHTLGVAPLLGRDFYAGEDLLSAPRTVILSYSAWQRRFDGRKDIVGQVVSLSGTSYTIVGVMPDSFEFAPRNNAEFWTTMHAGGSNSCDLRRSCHGLVGVARLNDGVSVAAALADTKAIAQQLERQYPDSNRGQGATVQTLTEAFVGDIRPILLLLLAGAGLLLLIACVNVASLLLVRSESRRREIAVRGALGASPLRLARQFVTEGVLLVFGSTLLGLVFAVLASQALLRLIPKDMLLQMPYLRGLGLNFHAVCFALAIAALATVIFSLTPIVRLSFSEMREGLTECSRGSAGVLWRKIGANLTVLELAIATVLLVGAGLLGKSFYHLLHVELNFQPDHLATLSVALPEKTYTKDEQIVAARRQLLNGIAALPGVTSVATTSVLPVTYNGNTDWIRFVGRDYNGEHNEVNERDVTATFFSTLKTKLIRGRFFNPDEDGTKPRVVIVNQALVKRYFPGQDPVGARIGDTTLSPKSIKEIVGVVDDLRESKLDEETLPAVYYPADQSPDTDFNLIVRTTQDERTLLPTLVSTIHQFDRGIGTSEESTMLRYINESETAYLHRSSAWLVGGFAGMALLLGMIGLYGVIAYSVSQRTREIGVRMALGAQREMVQRMVLKEGGRLAVVGIALGLVCSLATTLLLRSVLFGVQTWDVGTLGGVALLLAAAALLASYIPARRAASINPMEALRAE